In Rickettsiales bacterium, a genomic segment contains:
- a CDS encoding tetratricopeptide repeat protein: MRFPATLINILAATSLTCLLSSCVPTPTLNGRAELAKLEGPKVGTVDKALENQANQAVSNGDYKRAAQVYKQLSDEHPDDKHYMIALADNLRRSGENDSALKVSDVLLRKYPDDAEALEVKGLSLMNVGEFTTASKTFAKVMKNDKRRWRTLNAIGILFAIKKMEPQAIEYYKAALEINPTNAGILNNLGLAYAMGHQYNECVDAFTRARGQLESGSPELSKIDLNFALAYATFGKLDAAEQMAAPHLSKPGLYNNMGFYAYISKNRDLSKVYLNKALTQDPIYYDRAWKNLAIVNGDNSIGPSGENTMQYGSHSKRVVVNDNALDNGPVSAQDIPNSFGETDPAPAPAQKKKHRKAKSSIDAPHQATSAPQPPAVDSAPLEDATKPQK; this comes from the coding sequence ATGCGTTTTCCTGCAACCCTCATTAACATCCTGGCCGCCACCAGCCTGACCTGCCTTCTTTCCTCCTGCGTTCCTACCCCCACCCTTAACGGACGCGCGGAACTGGCAAAACTGGAAGGCCCCAAGGTGGGTACGGTCGATAAGGCTTTGGAAAATCAGGCAAATCAAGCTGTAAGCAATGGGGATTACAAGCGTGCCGCGCAGGTCTACAAACAGCTTAGCGACGAGCATCCCGACGACAAACATTACATGATTGCGCTTGCGGACAATTTAAGGCGCAGCGGCGAAAATGATTCCGCGCTGAAAGTGTCGGATGTCCTATTGCGTAAATATCCTGACGATGCCGAAGCGCTGGAAGTAAAGGGACTCTCGTTAATGAATGTGGGCGAATTCACCACTGCCAGCAAGACATTCGCGAAGGTTATGAAGAACGACAAGCGTCGCTGGCGTACACTGAACGCTATCGGCATTCTTTTCGCCATCAAGAAAATGGAACCGCAGGCAATTGAATATTATAAAGCCGCGCTTGAGATTAATCCTACTAATGCAGGCATCCTGAACAATCTCGGCCTGGCTTATGCGATGGGCCATCAATATAATGAATGCGTCGATGCTTTTACACGTGCGCGCGGCCAGTTGGAAAGCGGCAGCCCGGAACTAAGCAAGATCGATCTGAACTTTGCCCTCGCCTACGCCACTTTCGGCAAGCTTGACGCAGCAGAGCAAATGGCAGCGCCGCACTTAAGCAAACCAGGACTGTATAATAATATGGGCTTCTATGCCTATATTTCGAAAAATCGCGACCTGTCGAAAGTCTACCTGAATAAAGCCCTGACACAGGATCCGATTTATTACGACCGCGCATGGAAGAATCTCGCCATCGTCAATGGCGATAACTCCATCGGCCCTTCCGGTGAAAACACAATGCAATACGGCTCTCATAGCAAACGCGTCGTCGTCAATGACAATGCGCTTGATAATGGCCCCGTCTCGGCGCAGGATATACCCAATTCCTTTGGTGAGACTGATCCGGCACCAGCGCCTGCGCAAAAGAAGAAGCACCGTAAAGCAAAATCCTCTATAGATGCGCCCCATCAGGCGACATCCGCTCCTCAGCCTCCGGCCGTG